The following are encoded together in the Erpetoichthys calabaricus chromosome 16, fErpCal1.3, whole genome shotgun sequence genome:
- the peli2 gene encoding E3 ubiquitin-protein ligase pellino homolog 2 isoform X1, with protein sequence MFSSSQEEHCAPTKEPLKYGEIVVLGYNGSLPNGDRGRRKSRFALYRRVRANGLKPSTVHVLNTVQDGKQTVSVKGLHSISYTLSRNQTVVVEYSPDKETDMFQIGRSTESPIDFVVTDTVSGGHAGEESPITQSTISRFACRIVCERNFPYRARIYAAGFDSSKNIFLGEKAAKWKNPDGHMDGLTTNGVLVMHPRGGFTEESRPGVWREISVCGDVYTLRETRSAQTRGKLVDSESNVLLDGSLIDLCGATLLWRTADGLLHTPTQKHIEALRQEINAARPQCPVGLNTLVFPSMQRSRDLAALEEKQPWVYLTCGHVHGFHNWGHRSERESNAQRECPMCRTVGPYVPLWLGCEPAFYVDTGAPTYAFVPCGHVCSEKTAKYWSEIQLPHGTHAFHASCPFCASQLSPAQGYARLIFQGPID encoded by the exons ATACAATGGCTCTCTCCCAAACGGTGacagaggaagaagaaagagCCGGTTTGCCCTTTATAGAAGAGTCCGGGCCAACGGGTTGAAGCCCAGCACAGTGCACGTTCTCAACACGGTGCAAGATGGCAAG caGACGGTGAGCGTAAAAGGGCTGCACAGCATTTCTTACACGTTGTCACGGAACCAGACGGTGGTTGTTGAATATTCTCCAGACAAGGAAACAGACATGTTCCAG ATTGGCCGCTCAACAGAAAGCCCGATTGACTTTGTTGTGACAGATACGGTGTCCGGGGGTCATGCCGGTGAGGAGAGTCCCATCACACAGAGCACCATCTCTCGGTTTGCTTGCCGAATTGTCTGTGAGCGTAACTTTCCTTACAGAGCTCGGATCTACGCAGCAGGCTTTGACTCGTCAAAGAACATCTTCCTTGGG GAGAAGGCGGCTAAGTGGAAAAATCCTGATGGACACATGGATGGCCTGACCACCAATGGAGTGCTGGTGATGCATCCAAGGGGTGGGTTTACAGAAGAATCAAGACCTGGAGTGTGGCGTGAAATCTCAGTCTGTGGGGATGTGTACACACTGAGGGAGACTCGATCAGCACAGACGAGGGGGAAACTG GTGGACAGTGAAAGCAATGTGCTGCTGGATGGCTCACTGATTGACCTTTGTGGAGCCACACTACTGTGGCGCACGGCGGACGGCCTGCTGCATACGCCGACCCAGAAGCACATTGAAGCTCTGCGGCAGGAGATCAATGCGGCGCGACCTCAGTGTCCTGTCGGCCTCAATACTTTGGTTTTTCCAAGCATGCAGCGCAGTCGTGACCTCGCCGCCCTGGAGGAAAAGCAACCTTGGGTGTACCTGACCTGCGGGCATGTGCATGGTTTCCACAACTGGGGGCACCGTTCAGAGAGGGAGTCCAATGCTCAACGCGAGTGTCCCATGTGTCGGACTGTGGGTCCTTACGTACCCCTTTGGTTGGGCTGTGAGCCCGCCTTTTACGTTGACACGGGCGCCCCGACGTATGCCTTTGTGCCCTGTGGCCACGTGTGTTCTGAGAAGACAGCAAAATATTGGTCAGAGATCCAGCTTCCCCATGGCACCCACGCATTCCATGCATCCTGCCCTTTCTGCGCCTCACAACTGAGTCCCGCTCAGGGTTATGCCAGGCTTATTTTTCAGGGGCCCATCGACTGA
- the peli2 gene encoding E3 ubiquitin-protein ligase pellino homolog 2 isoform X2 — MFSSSQEEHCAPTKEPLKYGEIVVLGYNGSLPNGDRGRRKSRFALYRRVRANGLKPSTVHVLNTVQDGKTVSVKGLHSISYTLSRNQTVVVEYSPDKETDMFQIGRSTESPIDFVVTDTVSGGHAGEESPITQSTISRFACRIVCERNFPYRARIYAAGFDSSKNIFLGEKAAKWKNPDGHMDGLTTNGVLVMHPRGGFTEESRPGVWREISVCGDVYTLRETRSAQTRGKLVDSESNVLLDGSLIDLCGATLLWRTADGLLHTPTQKHIEALRQEINAARPQCPVGLNTLVFPSMQRSRDLAALEEKQPWVYLTCGHVHGFHNWGHRSERESNAQRECPMCRTVGPYVPLWLGCEPAFYVDTGAPTYAFVPCGHVCSEKTAKYWSEIQLPHGTHAFHASCPFCASQLSPAQGYARLIFQGPID; from the exons ATACAATGGCTCTCTCCCAAACGGTGacagaggaagaagaaagagCCGGTTTGCCCTTTATAGAAGAGTCCGGGCCAACGGGTTGAAGCCCAGCACAGTGCACGTTCTCAACACGGTGCAAGATGGCAAG ACGGTGAGCGTAAAAGGGCTGCACAGCATTTCTTACACGTTGTCACGGAACCAGACGGTGGTTGTTGAATATTCTCCAGACAAGGAAACAGACATGTTCCAG ATTGGCCGCTCAACAGAAAGCCCGATTGACTTTGTTGTGACAGATACGGTGTCCGGGGGTCATGCCGGTGAGGAGAGTCCCATCACACAGAGCACCATCTCTCGGTTTGCTTGCCGAATTGTCTGTGAGCGTAACTTTCCTTACAGAGCTCGGATCTACGCAGCAGGCTTTGACTCGTCAAAGAACATCTTCCTTGGG GAGAAGGCGGCTAAGTGGAAAAATCCTGATGGACACATGGATGGCCTGACCACCAATGGAGTGCTGGTGATGCATCCAAGGGGTGGGTTTACAGAAGAATCAAGACCTGGAGTGTGGCGTGAAATCTCAGTCTGTGGGGATGTGTACACACTGAGGGAGACTCGATCAGCACAGACGAGGGGGAAACTG GTGGACAGTGAAAGCAATGTGCTGCTGGATGGCTCACTGATTGACCTTTGTGGAGCCACACTACTGTGGCGCACGGCGGACGGCCTGCTGCATACGCCGACCCAGAAGCACATTGAAGCTCTGCGGCAGGAGATCAATGCGGCGCGACCTCAGTGTCCTGTCGGCCTCAATACTTTGGTTTTTCCAAGCATGCAGCGCAGTCGTGACCTCGCCGCCCTGGAGGAAAAGCAACCTTGGGTGTACCTGACCTGCGGGCATGTGCATGGTTTCCACAACTGGGGGCACCGTTCAGAGAGGGAGTCCAATGCTCAACGCGAGTGTCCCATGTGTCGGACTGTGGGTCCTTACGTACCCCTTTGGTTGGGCTGTGAGCCCGCCTTTTACGTTGACACGGGCGCCCCGACGTATGCCTTTGTGCCCTGTGGCCACGTGTGTTCTGAGAAGACAGCAAAATATTGGTCAGAGATCCAGCTTCCCCATGGCACCCACGCATTCCATGCATCCTGCCCTTTCTGCGCCTCACAACTGAGTCCCGCTCAGGGTTATGCCAGGCTTATTTTTCAGGGGCCCATCGACTGA